One genomic segment of Candidatus Aminicenantes bacterium includes these proteins:
- a CDS encoding amidohydrolase translates to MKKHLAAGLLIVLALAAAVRLPGAAADEKIRALAKQIEPELIAMRRDLHAHPELGLQEKRTSALVAAYLRKLGFEVKTGFAVTGVLGILKGGKPGPVVAMRGDMDGLPISEETGLSFASKARAVLDGRECGLMHACGHDIHTTVLLGVARVLAALKDELAGTVLFVAQPAEEYGDGARRMIEDGVFKDLKPEACFAFHVDDSLKVGKVGYTSGFSSANVDGFTLVIRSEGCHGANPWLCVDPIVVGASIVLDLQIMLAREIDVSRNAVITVGKFHAGTAENVIPQTAELAATVRNYGEDQRQLLKEKVGRLVAGACAEAGAAYDLDYQFGIPSRYNDPKLLAEILPTAARVLGGPEALVEQLPEMGGEDFAYFTQVAPSVMLNLGVVPANLEKTAVHSPTFMADEAGIALGVELMADIIMDYLGRRQGE, encoded by the coding sequence ATGAAAAAACATCTTGCCGCCGGATTGCTGATCGTACTGGCCCTGGCCGCCGCCGTGCGGCTGCCGGGTGCCGCCGCCGATGAAAAAATACGGGCCCTGGCCAAACAGATCGAACCCGAGCTCATCGCCATGCGCCGCGACCTGCACGCCCATCCCGAGCTGGGGCTGCAGGAGAAGCGCACCTCGGCCCTGGTCGCCGCCTACCTGCGCAAGCTGGGCTTCGAGGTTAAAACCGGCTTCGCCGTCACCGGCGTGCTGGGGATCCTCAAGGGCGGCAAGCCCGGCCCGGTCGTGGCCATGCGCGGCGACATGGACGGATTGCCCATCAGCGAGGAGACGGGCTTGAGCTTCGCTTCCAAAGCGCGCGCGGTCCTGGACGGCCGCGAGTGCGGGCTGATGCATGCCTGCGGCCACGATATCCACACCACGGTGCTGCTGGGCGTGGCCAGGGTCCTCGCCGCCCTGAAGGATGAACTGGCCGGCACAGTCCTCTTCGTCGCCCAGCCCGCCGAGGAGTACGGCGACGGCGCCCGGCGCATGATCGAGGATGGCGTGTTCAAGGACCTCAAGCCCGAGGCCTGCTTCGCCTTTCACGTGGACGACAGCCTCAAGGTCGGCAAGGTCGGCTACACCTCGGGCTTTTCCTCGGCCAATGTCGACGGCTTCACGCTGGTCATCAGGTCCGAGGGTTGCCACGGCGCCAACCCCTGGCTGTGCGTCGACCCCATCGTGGTCGGAGCGAGCATCGTCCTCGACCTCCAGATCATGCTGGCCCGCGAGATCGACGTCAGCCGCAATGCCGTGATCACCGTGGGCAAATTCCATGCCGGCACGGCCGAGAACGTCATTCCCCAGACCGCCGAGCTGGCGGCCACGGTGCGCAACTACGGCGAGGACCAGCGCCAGCTGCTCAAGGAAAAGGTCGGCCGCCTGGTCGCCGGCGCCTGCGCCGAGGCCGGCGCCGCCTACGACCTGGACTACCAGTTCGGCATCCCATCGCGCTACAACGACCCCAAGCTGCTCGCGGAAATCCTGCCTACGGCGGCGCGCGTCCTGGGCGGGCCCGAAGCGCTGGTCGAGCAGCTGCCCGAGATGGGCGGCGAGGACTTTGCCTATTTCACGCAGGTCGCGCCTTCGGTGATGCTCAACCTGGGCGTCGTGCCGGCGAACCTGGAAAAGACCGCGGTGCACTCGCCCACCTTCATGGCCGACGAGGCCGGCATCGCCCTCGGCGTCGAGCTGATGGCCGACATCATCATGGATTACCTGGGCCGCCGCCAGGGGGAATAG